One stretch of Roseimicrobium sp. ORNL1 DNA includes these proteins:
- a CDS encoding PAS domain S-box protein — protein MGNGQFSLLRQVIEGQAEPQPGDVPASPPAAAPEVPKPVPAAGAPAVPRSSIPSEGDILPPSVAAKGGAVGPSSRTAAHSGHMKLLFDNAPVAMAMFDTDMRYLLANRRWLEDFKLTKVDITGRSQYDLFPSLHPGWRHVYNRALGGQVVRSDRDSITQDGKRVVYRWEVRPWRHMDTTIGGVTISCERLFHGGTPAPVDGDDSDKSARQQEAGIWKTKMPLLALTDKGRILRVSEGLAGSVPDCSNEEEPVFFWEAFAEPGMHAPLRRATLVALDAVLGGSEPQASIFTYPAPEKGNALAATPPIQWLVSRLGGGFPGVEGAVALVVGLHGAAPPAKAEARPNNAVPVAGSPEWDQFVAEITRLRQAHKEASDAATLSLQREARLRAVLELAPCGLMVIDEHARAIYQNAQVPGLLGRVVPEGQPMHDWLAEGARDELHRYEVVRLWTEEIWRKRSTVPVPLIGADGLYREVEMRPVPLPGGGLLLMLQDVTESRRSEEMLRSTEAKFRTLVHENPIPVVLADRSGAVFDVNPACEQLLGHPRAEMRRMSLERWLDLPSLSQRAAVLEEMTRRGERYTEFPVNVIHANGYVLPVQLRLAMVPDVSGQPMFTLHFFSPVEQPAVTSEVAPPPAPVPSEVPAVALVEPAALAEEEERPQEVPSMKSAALADAAALMKTFAPLAKAPTEAEPITPWGEIAEIEAQPEALAHAIEEASPAPAFSDVAVADAPVADPPVTDIPVPAAAPESLTPEPVASEPPASEPVVPDISADVPSVSEPPPVALESPVLPEPWIAPAPTPAPAPVHTSNGAHHTGLDPWSVPQPAAAGDPAVAADPWSAPQVQAFSPPVADPWAAPQLPPQAFVPVEVPPVEALPPTPEATEVEAAVTALPEPIAPLATTPVHEELPPLEEIPAAAPPVQEQEAKLESEPVPAPSPALLPAPVSESRSVALLSTDGHGRITAWTGDAEIRFGYSPEEMLGRGLHNLFRPSDSTGLHIEILTLPGWASSVSSTVVWQFFHKQGERQEAIFTLIPLEQGGLSLILQEEHLEFTPSSKSIAPVSPPASPEQSMPESELAPVTDPVVASPAPQTEILEPAVSLGEPQQEAPLYDVPQPIAAMEPLAAEHPVPEPVSATEADLDAGDDSMAPPPPLLDDLDDLDAPDEWPGVPANLLEDNLPPIVPAPIAPPLSSIFDRVEQTFAPAGPAAYEPQVPAQPQPLETPAPLSLAPPQRMFADVPPVPPKPLSLAPPQSLYKDATAAAAVEASLGMASKPPAAPEDSAPAPAPAPVVEPVVEPVPEPSVPQQRPSIEELQRERERLLLGETHHRVKNHLQIITSMLNLQMSTLHNEEARDALRSSQNRVRSIAALHQHLYLLTTGESADFRAFATGLISHLRECYHVPKDRVSLMLHIPDRLLPEEWLMPLALALNEMVSNAFQHAWPDERSGSMSVTLTCGETPDGQPHGRLTVADDGIGLLPNFEHMDHPGMGMKILRVFAGQLGGEVKTRVGSMQGRGVTFELVFPSAR, from the coding sequence ATGGGCAACGGCCAGTTTTCACTACTGCGACAGGTCATTGAAGGCCAGGCTGAACCACAGCCGGGGGACGTTCCCGCATCGCCTCCCGCTGCCGCCCCTGAGGTTCCCAAGCCTGTCCCTGCCGCTGGTGCTCCCGCGGTGCCGCGTAGTAGCATCCCCAGCGAAGGGGATATCCTGCCCCCGTCTGTGGCTGCCAAAGGCGGCGCCGTGGGGCCCTCCTCGCGCACGGCAGCGCACTCGGGGCACATGAAGCTCCTGTTCGACAACGCGCCGGTGGCCATGGCCATGTTCGACACGGACATGCGATATCTCCTGGCGAATCGCCGGTGGCTGGAGGACTTCAAGCTGACCAAGGTCGACATCACCGGCCGCAGCCAATATGACCTGTTCCCCTCGCTGCATCCTGGCTGGAGGCATGTGTACAATCGCGCCCTCGGTGGTCAGGTCGTCCGCAGTGATCGTGATTCCATCACGCAGGATGGCAAGCGTGTGGTCTACCGCTGGGAAGTCCGTCCCTGGCGCCACATGGATACCACCATTGGCGGCGTTACCATTTCCTGCGAGCGCCTCTTTCACGGCGGCACTCCCGCTCCCGTCGATGGGGATGACAGTGACAAGTCTGCCCGTCAGCAGGAGGCGGGAATCTGGAAAACGAAGATGCCCCTCCTGGCCCTCACAGACAAGGGGCGTATCCTCCGCGTGAGCGAGGGGCTTGCCGGTTCCGTGCCGGATTGCTCGAATGAAGAAGAACCCGTGTTCTTCTGGGAAGCGTTTGCTGAGCCGGGCATGCATGCCCCCTTGCGTCGCGCCACGCTGGTAGCCCTGGACGCGGTACTTGGTGGGAGTGAGCCGCAGGCTTCCATCTTCACCTATCCCGCACCGGAAAAAGGAAACGCCCTGGCAGCCACGCCTCCCATCCAGTGGCTGGTGTCGCGCCTCGGTGGAGGATTTCCGGGTGTGGAGGGTGCCGTGGCACTCGTGGTGGGGCTTCATGGAGCCGCGCCTCCGGCCAAGGCTGAAGCTCGTCCCAACAACGCTGTGCCCGTGGCGGGTAGCCCGGAATGGGATCAATTTGTCGCGGAGATCACCCGCCTCCGTCAGGCGCACAAGGAGGCCTCGGATGCCGCCACTCTTTCCCTCCAGCGTGAGGCCCGTCTGCGGGCGGTGCTGGAGCTGGCTCCCTGCGGACTCATGGTCATCGATGAGCATGCCCGTGCCATTTATCAGAACGCGCAGGTGCCCGGACTGCTCGGGCGAGTGGTCCCCGAAGGCCAGCCCATGCACGACTGGCTCGCGGAAGGTGCACGTGATGAGCTGCACCGCTACGAAGTCGTCCGTCTCTGGACAGAGGAGATCTGGAGGAAGCGCAGCACTGTTCCCGTGCCTCTCATCGGTGCGGATGGACTTTATCGCGAGGTCGAGATGCGTCCGGTACCGCTTCCGGGCGGCGGCCTTCTCCTGATGCTGCAGGACGTCACCGAGTCCCGTCGCAGCGAGGAAATGTTGCGGTCCACGGAGGCGAAGTTCCGCACCCTGGTGCATGAGAATCCGATCCCCGTCGTGCTGGCGGATCGCTCCGGCGCGGTCTTCGATGTGAATCCGGCCTGCGAGCAACTCCTGGGTCACCCGCGGGCCGAGATGCGCCGCATGTCCCTGGAGCGGTGGCTGGATCTCCCGAGCCTCTCCCAGCGTGCCGCGGTGCTCGAGGAAATGACCCGGCGCGGCGAGCGCTACACGGAGTTTCCCGTGAATGTCATCCACGCGAACGGGTATGTCCTCCCGGTGCAGTTGCGCCTTGCGATGGTTCCGGATGTCAGCGGGCAGCCGATGTTCACCCTGCACTTCTTCTCTCCCGTGGAGCAGCCTGCGGTGACCAGTGAGGTTGCGCCTCCACCTGCACCAGTGCCTTCCGAGGTGCCTGCTGTGGCGCTGGTGGAACCGGCGGCGCTGGCCGAGGAGGAAGAACGTCCGCAGGAAGTTCCCTCAATGAAGTCCGCCGCGCTCGCGGACGCCGCTGCGCTGATGAAGACCTTCGCGCCTCTGGCGAAGGCACCCACCGAAGCTGAACCCATTACTCCGTGGGGAGAAATCGCAGAAATCGAAGCGCAGCCTGAAGCTCTGGCTCATGCCATCGAAGAAGCGAGTCCCGCGCCGGCCTTCTCCGATGTCGCCGTGGCTGATGCTCCCGTGGCTGACCCGCCAGTTACCGACATTCCCGTTCCTGCCGCAGCACCTGAGTCACTTACTCCGGAGCCTGTCGCGTCTGAACCGCCCGCTTCAGAACCTGTAGTGCCGGATATTTCTGCCGATGTTCCTTCTGTGAGCGAACCGCCGCCGGTCGCGTTGGAATCACCTGTCTTGCCAGAGCCTTGGATTGCTCCTGCTCCAACACCCGCTCCGGCCCCCGTGCATACCAGCAATGGTGCGCACCACACCGGCTTGGACCCGTGGAGTGTGCCGCAGCCAGCAGCTGCTGGGGACCCGGCAGTTGCCGCAGATCCGTGGAGCGCTCCGCAGGTGCAGGCATTCTCTCCGCCCGTGGCGGATCCTTGGGCGGCGCCTCAGCTACCTCCTCAAGCTTTCGTTCCCGTCGAAGTTCCTCCGGTGGAGGCGCTTCCACCCACGCCTGAGGCGACAGAAGTTGAAGCCGCGGTAACGGCTCTTCCCGAACCAATCGCGCCTCTCGCCACCACTCCGGTGCATGAGGAACTTCCTCCCCTCGAGGAAATCCCTGCTGCCGCCCCGCCGGTGCAGGAACAGGAAGCGAAGCTGGAGTCCGAACCCGTACCAGCGCCATCGCCGGCACTATTGCCAGCACCGGTAAGTGAATCGCGCTCCGTGGCGTTGCTTTCCACGGATGGTCATGGCCGCATAACGGCATGGACAGGCGACGCTGAAATCCGCTTTGGCTACTCTCCGGAGGAAATGCTCGGCCGTGGATTGCACAACCTTTTCCGCCCTTCGGATTCCACGGGTCTGCACATTGAAATTCTTACGTTGCCAGGATGGGCATCCTCGGTCTCCTCGACCGTAGTCTGGCAGTTCTTCCACAAGCAGGGAGAGCGTCAGGAGGCGATCTTCACATTGATTCCTCTGGAGCAGGGAGGGCTTTCGCTCATCCTTCAGGAGGAACACCTGGAGTTCACTCCATCGAGCAAGTCCATCGCGCCTGTTTCCCCGCCCGCATCGCCGGAGCAGTCCATGCCAGAGTCAGAGTTGGCGCCGGTGACCGACCCCGTGGTGGCGTCACCTGCGCCACAAACGGAGATCCTCGAGCCTGCGGTTTCCCTCGGTGAGCCGCAGCAGGAGGCGCCGCTATATGACGTGCCGCAGCCCATCGCTGCCATGGAGCCGCTTGCCGCCGAGCACCCAGTGCCCGAGCCGGTGTCCGCGACTGAAGCAGACCTGGATGCTGGGGATGATTCCATGGCGCCGCCGCCGCCCTTGCTGGATGATCTGGATGATCTAGATGCGCCCGATGAGTGGCCCGGCGTGCCCGCGAATTTGCTGGAGGACAATCTTCCTCCGATTGTTCCGGCCCCCATCGCCCCCCCGCTTTCCAGCATTTTTGATCGTGTCGAGCAAACTTTCGCGCCAGCGGGTCCGGCAGCGTACGAGCCGCAGGTACCGGCGCAGCCGCAGCCCTTGGAGACTCCAGCTCCGCTCTCGCTCGCGCCACCGCAGCGTATGTTTGCGGACGTGCCCCCGGTTCCGCCCAAGCCGCTGAGCCTCGCGCCTCCGCAGTCGCTGTACAAGGACGCGACCGCCGCCGCTGCCGTGGAAGCCAGTCTTGGCATGGCCTCCAAGCCGCCCGCAGCACCAGAGGATTCTGCACCCGCTCCAGCTCCTGCCCCCGTTGTTGAGCCTGTTGTCGAGCCCGTTCCCGAGCCTTCCGTGCCCCAGCAGCGACCTTCCATCGAAGAGTTGCAGCGCGAGCGCGAGCGGCTTCTGCTTGGCGAAACCCATCACCGGGTGAAGAACCATCTGCAGATCATCACCTCGATGCTCAATCTGCAGATGAGCACGCTGCACAACGAGGAGGCGCGTGATGCCCTGCGTTCCAGCCAGAACAGAGTGCGTTCCATCGCGGCGCTGCACCAGCACCTGTATCTTCTCACCACGGGTGAGTCTGCGGACTTCCGTGCGTTTGCCACCGGCCTCATCAGCCATCTGCGCGAGTGTTATCATGTGCCCAAGGACCGGGTGTCCCTCATGCTGCATATTCCGGATCGTCTCCTGCCGGAGGAGTGGCTCATGCCGCTGGCGCTGGCCTTGAATGAGATGGTCTCGAATGCCTTCCAGCATGCATGGCCGGATGAGCGCTCCGGATCCATGAGTGTTACGCTCACGTGTGGCGAAACGCCGGACGGCCAACCTCACGGACGTCTCACCGTTGCGGATGATGGCATCGGCCTGCTGCCGAACTTCGAGCACATGGATCATCCCGGCATGGGCATGAAGATCCTGCGTGTCTTTGCCGGACAACTCGGCGGTGAAGTGAAGACGCGCGTTGGCAGCATGCAGGGCAGGGGAGTTACCTTTGAATTGGTGTTCCCGAGCGCCAGGTAA
- a CDS encoding MBOAT family protein: MLFLTYWFVLFAAAFFILYWCIPNTAVRVGLVLVSCVVFHTHFAGPAGVAPVLVLGVVTYFAARSQNKRACLAGIVLCVLALIFYKYSNFILTGMVAPIAPGLAKVLEGWAKHVLPAAPPLAISFFVFEFVHYLYDVRKGSAPLRNPADFGAFAVFWPTIVAGPIKRYEEFVPAMYAGARNVCQHDVAIGLIRITIGLVKKFIADNLTAYLAVWVPHYDALPLATKWWIFFALGLRILLDFSGYSDMAIGFARMMGIVIPENFRWPYLAKNINDFWRRWHISLSTWIRDYIYIPIGGNRYGIARRIFNGLVAFALCGLWHGAAWNFMLWGLYHGVGLAIASSYRELLGRPGRYLAVWFSHNRLLTWLMTMAFVHVGWLLFFYPVPKAWQMLKGLFGYY, translated from the coding sequence ATGCTTTTTCTCACCTACTGGTTTGTCCTCTTTGCGGCAGCCTTTTTCATTCTCTACTGGTGCATCCCAAATACGGCCGTGCGCGTGGGACTGGTGCTCGTGTCGTGTGTGGTATTCCATACGCACTTTGCCGGACCCGCTGGTGTGGCGCCGGTGCTGGTGCTGGGTGTGGTGACTTACTTCGCCGCCCGATCCCAAAATAAGAGAGCGTGTCTTGCGGGCATCGTGCTCTGTGTGCTGGCGCTGATCTTCTACAAGTACTCAAACTTCATTCTTACGGGCATGGTGGCACCCATCGCTCCGGGACTTGCAAAGGTGCTGGAAGGCTGGGCAAAGCATGTGCTACCAGCCGCTCCACCTCTGGCCATCAGCTTCTTCGTCTTCGAGTTCGTGCACTATCTCTATGATGTGCGGAAGGGGAGTGCCCCTTTGAGAAACCCGGCGGACTTCGGAGCCTTCGCGGTCTTCTGGCCGACCATCGTGGCAGGTCCCATCAAGCGCTACGAGGAGTTTGTGCCGGCGATGTACGCCGGCGCTCGCAACGTATGCCAGCACGATGTGGCCATCGGCCTCATTCGTATCACCATCGGGCTGGTCAAAAAGTTCATCGCAGACAACCTGACTGCCTACCTCGCCGTTTGGGTGCCGCACTATGATGCGCTCCCGCTTGCGACCAAGTGGTGGATTTTCTTTGCGCTGGGTCTCAGAATCCTGCTCGACTTCAGCGGATACAGCGACATGGCGATCGGCTTCGCCCGCATGATGGGGATTGTGATTCCGGAGAACTTCCGCTGGCCCTACCTCGCGAAAAACATCAATGACTTCTGGAGACGGTGGCACATTTCCCTGAGCACCTGGATTCGTGACTACATCTACATTCCCATTGGCGGAAATCGGTATGGGATCGCGCGAAGGATCTTCAATGGTCTGGTGGCTTTTGCGTTATGCGGCTTGTGGCACGGAGCCGCATGGAATTTCATGTTGTGGGGCCTGTACCATGGAGTGGGGCTCGCGATCGCCAGTAGCTACCGGGAACTGCTTGGGCGCCCGGGACGCTACCTCGCGGTCTGGTTTTCGCACAATCGCCTCCTGACCTGGCTGATGACGATGGCGTTTGTCCACGTGGGATGGTTGCTGTTCTTTTACCCGGTGCCGAAGGCCTGGCAGATGCTGAAGGGCTTGTTTGGCTACTATTGA
- a CDS encoding nucleotide excision repair endonuclease: MAEVAASTTRPRQLRLLQVTNPITTRVGSEIFAGLPPCPGVYFFYDVTGKLLYIGQSLNLRARVSSYRHVSPERHPRRILRLVHRIARIEWQTCETPEAAIELERVLLLQHRPPFNRAGTWQAPPWNLQLTWTRDHLHFTLTQTGTVLPVPATTTAVASTPPKKKAITPHLPLTDNSLPRDHEPHLTEDSTRLHPRLFALPRMIHATLCRCLMRMHHPNLPLAEYPAGLLNFTAPLKLRLPFPGKAPFVASQVEDFLSGQTETFLAALELLLVEVPSSEPPPPDSTGEPLVTPDPCSMAAYWSGQAEMLHHFAVKKLLPPAETSEPPAQNAM; this comes from the coding sequence ATGGCCGAGGTGGCTGCATCCACCACGCGGCCGCGTCAGTTGCGGCTGCTGCAGGTCACCAATCCCATCACCACGCGGGTTGGTTCAGAAATATTCGCCGGCTTGCCACCTTGCCCCGGCGTTTATTTTTTCTACGATGTCACAGGCAAGCTCCTGTACATCGGCCAGTCTCTCAATCTGCGCGCAAGAGTCAGCTCCTACCGTCATGTGAGTCCGGAACGGCATCCGCGCCGCATTCTGCGTCTCGTGCATCGCATTGCCCGCATCGAATGGCAGACCTGTGAAACACCGGAAGCGGCCATCGAGCTCGAGCGGGTGCTGCTTCTCCAGCACCGCCCGCCGTTCAATCGCGCCGGCACATGGCAGGCACCGCCCTGGAACCTGCAGCTCACCTGGACCCGGGACCATCTGCACTTCACGCTTACGCAAACAGGAACAGTGCTCCCAGTCCCAGCCACAACCACAGCGGTCGCCAGCACTCCCCCCAAGAAAAAAGCAATCACTCCTCACCTCCCGCTCACGGACAATTCCCTTCCGAGGGATCATGAGCCACACCTCACCGAGGATTCTACACGACTGCATCCCCGGCTGTTTGCGCTGCCCCGCATGATCCATGCGACGCTCTGCCGCTGTCTCATGCGGATGCATCATCCGAACCTTCCGCTGGCTGAGTACCCCGCAGGACTGCTGAACTTCACCGCGCCGCTCAAGCTCCGGCTGCCGTTTCCTGGAAAAGCGCCATTCGTCGCGAGCCAGGTGGAGGACTTCCTTTCGGGACAGACAGAGACTTTTCTCGCAGCGCTGGAGTTATTGCTCGTCGAAGTGCCCTCTTCAGAGCCACCTCCACCAGACTCCACAGGGGAGCCGCTTGTCACCCCAGATCCCTGCAGCATGGCTGCCTACTGGTCGGGTCAGGCGGAAATGTTACACCACTTTGCCGTCAAGAAGCTGCTTCCCCCCGCGGAGACATCTGAGCCACCTGCTCAGAACGCCATGTAG
- a CDS encoding DUF1328 domain-containing protein produces MLHYAIIFLVVALIAGVLGFGGIAGTAAWIAQILFVVFLVLFLISILTGRGGRGRPVV; encoded by the coding sequence ATGCTCCACTACGCTATCATCTTTCTTGTGGTCGCCCTCATTGCGGGCGTCCTCGGATTCGGCGGCATCGCGGGCACTGCTGCGTGGATTGCCCAGATACTCTTCGTAGTCTTCTTGGTGCTCTTCCTCATCTCGATCCTCACGGGTCGCGGTGGTCGCGGCAGACCCGTTGTCTAG
- a CDS encoding CsbD family protein — MTELSFKGNWNTLKGKIKQKYAQLTDDDLLFEEGKEEEVIGRIQKRTGETKENIRSFIAKL, encoded by the coding sequence ATGACTGAACTCTCTTTCAAAGGCAATTGGAACACCCTGAAGGGCAAGATCAAACAGAAGTACGCCCAGCTCACGGATGACGATCTTCTCTTCGAGGAAGGAAAAGAAGAAGAGGTAATCGGCCGCATCCAGAAGCGCACCGGTGAGACCAAGGAGAACATCCGCAGCTTCATCGCGAAGCTGTAA
- a CDS encoding DUF892 family protein — protein sequence MHSLNELLSEQLRDLFDAEIQFSAMLPDMIDRATSSDLRQSLSDISENTLSNISELQEACQLMAIQPTGVTCEAMRGLIREATQTTGGQGETATIDACLIANAQRIAHYEIAGFGTAKAFARCLGKGDVASLLGKLASRAGEHDKMLSYIATGGWFSSGINQEAVQASSSH from the coding sequence ATGCACTCCCTGAACGAACTCCTCAGCGAACAACTGAGAGATCTCTTTGACGCCGAAATCCAGTTCAGCGCCATGTTGCCAGACATGATCGACAGGGCAACGAGCTCCGATCTGCGTCAAAGCCTCTCAGACATTTCCGAGAACACGCTCTCCAACATCAGCGAACTCCAGGAGGCCTGCCAGCTCATGGCGATTCAGCCCACAGGAGTCACCTGCGAAGCCATGCGCGGTTTGATTCGGGAAGCCACCCAGACCACGGGCGGCCAGGGTGAGACGGCCACCATTGATGCCTGCCTCATCGCGAATGCCCAGCGCATCGCCCACTACGAGATCGCCGGCTTCGGCACGGCGAAGGCATTCGCCCGTTGCTTGGGCAAGGGTGACGTGGCGTCCCTGCTTGGCAAGCTGGCCTCTCGCGCTGGAGAACACGACAAGATGCTCTCGTACATCGCCACCGGCGGATGGTTCAGCTCGGGCATCAATCAGGAAGCTGTTCAGGCAAGCTCCTCACACTGA
- a CDS encoding ATP-binding protein, whose protein sequence is MRLRQQTPKSILVLFAGAMILSAFVLSVIVWLRLNDSVGRRMEVRTVAIEWEKLVSMLKDAETGQRGYLITGDETYLQPFQSAAAALPAQYQKLTELENTQDDEYGETELLAFQRLTDRRMDELREAITVRRREGAEAAATLVKQGKGMEIMNDIRLKAGERVAELDARMDLYNRVMEGDLRWGFYSVAGTSLASFLAGLLAWRLLRESEQQARREERLAMEKRRAEQADREKSIFLATMSHEIRTPMNAILGFGELLAGEAGTDKERRYAQSIVRSGHSLLQIINDILDLSKIEAGMMEINPSATDVRELAAFVQQLFNTQAHAKGVEMRVEVSEDVPHSLLLDSTRLRQVLINLAGNAFKFTEQGSVTVRFSGHREEDVRPMYRLVVEVIDTGVGIPPERLTEIFKPFVQAKVKRDAENHGTGLGLAIVRRLADLMRGTISVQSEMGKGSIFRLDLPRVEVSARLPQAAVPEEPAVDFNDLIPAEILVVDDNPVNRELVRGFFENTHHQLREASDGREALQALRERRPHIVLMDIRMPVMDGREALRALRESKDLDPLPVIAVTASSLVGEEASLRQSFDGFVRKPFSRAQLFRELAQFLPRRKRESESETEMREVQPTPAWKQLIEKLHDMEASTWPAVRDGMVISEVSAFAGRLRDLALKYACPPLELYASDLISQCQSFSSGGLDKLMESFPRVIAKIEERLAAT, encoded by the coding sequence ATGCGACTCCGGCAGCAAACTCCCAAGTCGATCCTCGTGCTCTTTGCAGGGGCAATGATCCTCAGTGCGTTTGTGTTGTCCGTGATTGTATGGCTGAGGTTGAATGACAGTGTGGGAAGGCGCATGGAGGTGCGCACGGTGGCAATTGAGTGGGAGAAGCTGGTCTCCATGCTGAAGGACGCCGAGACGGGGCAGCGCGGCTATCTCATCACGGGAGATGAGACGTACCTGCAGCCCTTCCAATCCGCGGCCGCTGCATTGCCGGCGCAGTACCAGAAACTGACGGAGCTCGAGAACACGCAGGATGATGAGTACGGCGAGACCGAACTGCTGGCCTTTCAGCGGCTGACGGATCGTCGCATGGATGAATTGAGGGAGGCGATTACCGTCAGGCGACGGGAGGGTGCCGAAGCTGCGGCAACCTTGGTAAAACAGGGCAAGGGAATGGAGATCATGAATGATATCCGGCTCAAGGCCGGCGAGCGCGTCGCCGAGCTGGATGCCAGGATGGACCTGTACAATCGCGTCATGGAGGGAGATCTCAGGTGGGGATTCTACAGCGTCGCTGGCACTTCACTGGCGAGCTTCCTCGCCGGACTGCTGGCATGGCGCCTGTTGCGGGAATCCGAGCAGCAGGCGCGGCGGGAGGAACGTCTCGCCATGGAGAAGCGCCGTGCGGAGCAGGCGGATCGCGAGAAGAGCATCTTCCTCGCGACGATGAGCCATGAGATCCGCACCCCCATGAATGCCATCCTGGGATTTGGGGAGCTGCTGGCAGGTGAGGCAGGGACGGACAAGGAGCGGCGCTATGCGCAATCCATTGTGCGCAGCGGGCACTCACTGCTGCAGATCATCAATGACATCCTGGACCTGTCCAAAATCGAAGCGGGCATGATGGAAATCAACCCTTCGGCCACAGACGTGCGGGAGCTGGCGGCCTTTGTGCAGCAGCTCTTCAATACCCAGGCGCATGCCAAGGGCGTGGAGATGCGTGTGGAGGTGAGCGAAGATGTGCCGCACTCGCTGCTACTGGACAGCACACGGCTGCGCCAGGTTCTCATCAATCTGGCGGGCAATGCCTTCAAATTTACCGAGCAGGGCAGCGTGACGGTGCGCTTCAGCGGGCACCGCGAGGAGGACGTGCGGCCCATGTACCGACTTGTGGTCGAGGTGATCGACACCGGGGTGGGAATCCCGCCGGAGAGATTGACGGAGATCTTCAAGCCCTTCGTCCAGGCGAAGGTGAAGCGGGATGCCGAGAACCACGGCACCGGGCTGGGCCTCGCCATCGTGAGGCGCCTGGCGGATTTGATGCGAGGCACCATTTCTGTGCAGAGTGAGATGGGGAAAGGCAGCATCTTCCGCCTGGATCTTCCTAGAGTGGAGGTTTCTGCGCGATTGCCACAGGCTGCGGTGCCGGAGGAGCCGGCGGTAGACTTCAACGATCTCATACCCGCGGAGATCCTCGTGGTGGATGACAACCCGGTGAATCGTGAACTGGTGCGCGGTTTCTTCGAGAACACCCATCACCAACTGCGCGAGGCCTCGGATGGACGCGAGGCGCTCCAGGCACTGCGGGAGCGCCGGCCGCATATCGTGCTCATGGACATCCGCATGCCGGTGATGGACGGACGCGAGGCCCTGCGGGCGCTCCGCGAGAGCAAGGACCTGGACCCGCTGCCTGTCATCGCGGTCACCGCATCCAGTCTGGTGGGGGAAGAGGCCAGCCTGCGACAGTCCTTTGACGGATTTGTACGCAAGCCCTTTTCCCGTGCCCAGTTGTTCCGGGAGCTTGCGCAGTTTCTCCCCCGCCGGAAGAGGGAGTCCGAAAGCGAGACGGAGATGCGTGAAGTGCAGCCAACCCCGGCCTGGAAGCAGCTGATCGAAAAATTGCACGATATGGAGGCGAGCACATGGCCTGCGGTGCGCGATGGAATGGTGATTTCCGAGGTCAGCGCATTCGCCGGGCGGCTGCGGGACCTGGCCTTGAAATATGCATGCCCACCTCTCGAACTTTATGCTTCCGATCTCATCTCTCAATGCCAGAGCTTTTCATCAGGAGGACTGGATAAGTTGATGGAATCTTTTCCCCGAGTGATTGCAAAGATTGAGGAACGACTCGCCGCCACATGA
- a CDS encoding hybrid sensor histidine kinase/response regulator, translating into MTQLPAQTILIVDDQEENLRLVGTVLSMMNYDIILASSAEQAYKRLASRLPDLILLDVLMPDVDGLSTCRQIKAEPKWADIPVIFLSAADDKNLIVQALEAGGVDYVTKPFNMAELVSRVRTQLSLKQARDQLRILAEDKDEILGILAHDLKNTLAGMKLSSALLQGRSADLPPRCMALVDNIANSTERMLSFVKEFLANQHAERLQMKKQTLNLGDFVTLLTANHQAAAQAKRITLVSQIPGSAVQVEGDREAMTQVLENLVSNALKFTPPGGKVEVTVEPPIAGMAKCIVKDNGPGFTEQDRGKMFRRYGRLSARPTGDEPSTGLGLSIVKRLLDAMGGSIVLAENASSGAEFIVSLPIATTTEPAEEPATTQSAADAPTERSSS; encoded by the coding sequence ATGACCCAGCTCCCCGCGCAGACCATATTGATTGTAGATGACCAGGAAGAGAACCTCCGCCTTGTGGGGACGGTGCTTTCGATGATGAACTATGACATCATCCTGGCCAGTAGTGCGGAGCAGGCCTACAAGCGCCTGGCCTCGCGCCTGCCGGATCTCATCCTGCTGGATGTGCTGATGCCGGATGTCGATGGCCTTTCGACCTGCCGGCAGATCAAGGCCGAACCCAAGTGGGCGGATATCCCGGTGATCTTCCTCTCTGCGGCAGATGACAAAAATCTCATCGTGCAGGCCTTGGAAGCGGGTGGCGTGGATTACGTGACGAAGCCCTTCAACATGGCAGAGCTGGTTTCCCGCGTACGGACCCAGCTTTCCCTGAAACAGGCGAGGGATCAGCTGCGCATCCTCGCCGAGGACAAGGACGAAATCCTCGGCATCCTCGCGCATGACCTGAAGAACACGCTGGCAGGCATGAAACTGAGCTCGGCATTGCTGCAGGGCCGGTCCGCCGATCTGCCTCCACGATGCATGGCGCTGGTGGACAATATTGCGAACTCCACGGAACGCATGCTGTCCTTCGTGAAGGAATTCCTCGCCAACCAGCACGCGGAGCGACTGCAGATGAAAAAGCAGACGCTGAACCTCGGAGACTTCGTCACCCTGCTCACGGCGAATCACCAGGCGGCGGCCCAGGCCAAGAGAATCACCCTTGTCTCTCAAATACCCGGTTCTGCCGTGCAAGTGGAAGGGGACCGTGAGGCCATGACGCAGGTGCTGGAGAATCTTGTTTCCAACGCCCTGAAGTTCACGCCGCCTGGTGGCAAAGTGGAGGTGACCGTGGAACCACCCATCGCCGGGATGGCGAAGTGCATTGTGAAGGATAACGGCCCCGGTTTCACCGAGCAGGATCGCGGGAAGATGTTCCGCCGCTATGGACGCCTGAGCGCCCGGCCCACGGGTGACGAACCCTCTACGGGACTGGGGCTTTCCATCGTGAAACGACTGCTCGACGCCATGGGAGGCAGCATCGTCCTTGCCGAGAATGCCAGTTCGGGTGCAGAATTCATTGTATCTCTTCCTATTGCCACTACGACAGAACCTGCCGAAGAGCCCGCCACCACCCAATCAGCGGCCGACGCCCCCACGGAGCGCTCAAGTTCCTAG